The Candidatus Methylomirabilota bacterium genome includes a region encoding these proteins:
- a CDS encoding 2'-5' RNA ligase family protein, which yields MPAEDEPARYIVPCLFRSPQIVEYHRELVDAIADRFGLSFTQGQRIPAHFTLKYHFITNEIQRVEGLLEDFVSRYSSTPVEVGGFGHFDEDVVFVQVRLSEGAQRVLAGLFSALRTLSWMPWSAHDAERLHPHMTVAELCRPRFAEVWEFVKTRERRFAAQLDNVTILRQVGEEEGIDRWAVHRSFTLVG from the coding sequence GTGCCCGCGGAGGACGAACCGGCCAGGTACATCGTCCCGTGTCTCTTCCGGTCGCCGCAGATCGTGGAGTACCACCGCGAGCTGGTCGACGCGATCGCCGATCGATTCGGCTTGAGCTTTACCCAGGGCCAGCGGATCCCCGCTCACTTCACGCTCAAGTACCACTTCATCACGAATGAGATCCAGCGGGTGGAGGGGCTGCTGGAAGACTTCGTCTCGCGATACTCTTCCACCCCCGTTGAGGTAGGAGGGTTCGGCCATTTCGACGAGGATGTTGTCTTTGTGCAGGTGCGGCTTTCCGAGGGCGCGCAGCGCGTCCTCGCGGGATTGTTCTCGGCGCTGAGGACGCTGTCATGGATGCCGTGGAGCGCTCACGACGCCGAGCGTCTCCATCCCCACATGACGGTCGCGGAGTTGTGCCGGCCGCGGTTCGCCGAGGTGTGGGAGTTCGTCAAGACGCGCGAGCGACGGTTCGCCGCTCAGCTCGACAACGTCACGATTCTCCGGCAGGTCGGAGAAGAGGAGGGCATCGACCGGTGGGCTGTCCACAGGTCCTTTACCCTCGTCGGCTAG
- a CDS encoding DEAD/DEAH box helicase codes for MSPLDFISLDLPEPVLEGIRDAGFVATTPIQEGTLPLALKGKDVAGQSQTGTGKTAAFLIAAFTRCLRHPAPAKSGPTAPRVLIIAPTRELVVQIEADARLLGAHTGLRILAVYGGIDYNKQREELRQSCDVLVGTPGRLIDYLKQHVWSPQRVEVLVIDEADRLFDMGFIADLRFILRKLPKPEKRQSFLFSATLSFRVMELTWEFMNNPTQISVTPLQKTAENAVQVLFHVGREEKFNLLLGLLKREGGSRILIFSNTREEARRLEDRLGRNGWQARALTGDVDQKKRLKILNDFKDGALPILVATDVASRGLHIEGVTHVVNWDLPQDPEDYVHRIGRTARAGASGDAISLADEAGALQIEPIEKFIGQKIPVEWAEDEWYLPEIKPTSEERRRYAEEKRARMAARGGRPGSGGRGGPGGGRGGPSGGHGGRRAGGGGHSGHPRGRGGR; via the coding sequence ATGAGCCCGCTCGACTTCATCTCGCTCGACCTGCCCGAGCCGGTGCTGGAAGGCATCCGCGACGCCGGCTTCGTGGCGACCACCCCCATCCAGGAGGGCACGCTGCCCCTCGCGCTGAAGGGCAAGGACGTGGCCGGCCAGTCCCAGACGGGCACGGGCAAGACGGCGGCCTTCCTGATCGCCGCCTTCACGCGCTGCCTGCGCCATCCCGCGCCCGCCAAGAGTGGGCCGACGGCGCCCCGCGTGCTCATCATCGCGCCCACCCGCGAGCTGGTCGTCCAGATCGAGGCGGACGCGCGGCTCCTGGGCGCGCACACCGGGCTGCGCATCCTGGCCGTGTACGGCGGCATCGACTACAACAAGCAACGCGAGGAGCTCCGCCAGAGCTGCGATGTGCTGGTGGGTACGCCGGGGCGCCTCATCGACTATCTCAAGCAGCACGTCTGGTCACCGCAGCGGGTCGAGGTCCTCGTCATCGACGAGGCCGATCGCCTGTTCGACATGGGCTTCATCGCCGACCTGCGCTTCATCCTACGCAAGCTGCCCAAGCCGGAGAAGCGGCAATCCTTCCTCTTCTCGGCCACCCTGTCCTTCCGGGTCATGGAATTGACCTGGGAGTTCATGAACAACCCGACGCAGATCTCGGTCACCCCGCTGCAGAAGACGGCCGAGAACGCGGTCCAGGTGCTCTTCCACGTCGGGAGGGAGGAGAAGTTCAATCTCCTGCTGGGCCTGCTGAAGCGCGAGGGCGGCAGCCGCATCTTGATCTTCTCGAACACCCGGGAGGAAGCGCGGCGGCTCGAGGATCGGCTGGGGCGCAATGGCTGGCAAGCCCGGGCCCTCACGGGCGATGTCGACCAGAAGAAGCGGCTCAAGATCTTGAACGATTTCAAGGACGGCGCGCTGCCCATTCTGGTGGCCACGGATGTCGCCTCGCGGGGACTCCATATCGAGGGCGTCACCCACGTCGTCAACTGGGACCTGCCCCAGGACCCGGAAGACTATGTACATCGCATCGGCCGAACGGCGCGCGCGGGGGCTTCGGGCGACGCCATCAGCCTGGCCGACGAGGCGGGCGCGCTCCAGATCGAGCCCATCGAGAAGTTCATCGGCCAGAAGATCCCCGTGGAATGGGCGGAGGACGAGTGGTATTTGCCCGAGATCAAACCCACCAGCGAGGAGCGCCGGCGCTATGCGGAGGAGAAGCGCGCGCGCATGGCGGCGCGCGGCGGGCGTCCCGGCAGCGGCGGGCGAGGGGGGCCGGGCGGAGGCCGCGGAGGGCCGAGCGGCGGCCACGGCGGGCGCCGCGCCGGTGGCGGCGGCCACAGCGGTCATCCGCGGGGGCGGGGCGGCCGCTAG
- the tatC gene encoding twin-arginine translocase subunit TatC has product MSDEQTASDPEQERALGKMSFMEHLGELRTRIMWALGSAAVGLVIAFFVTDPAMRFISKPLAKMHTELVFTSPTEAFWTWMKVAMVLAIFISMPAILFQVWKFVSPGLHAHEKKYAAPFIIVGSLLFLIGGAFAMLVIIPYASNFLVTFGQEKGWKPMITVANYTDFVIKFALAFGLVFELPVVITVLALIGVVTPQFLSKNRKYAILINFIIAAVLTPTPDMINQTLMAGPLCILYEVGIICARLAVRKRTAPPPPTETAATP; this is encoded by the coding sequence ATGAGCGACGAGCAGACCGCCTCCGATCCAGAGCAGGAGCGCGCCCTCGGCAAGATGTCGTTCATGGAGCACCTGGGCGAGCTGCGCACGCGCATCATGTGGGCGCTCGGCTCCGCGGCCGTGGGGCTCGTCATCGCGTTCTTCGTCACCGATCCCGCCATGCGCTTCATCTCCAAGCCGCTCGCGAAGATGCATACCGAGCTCGTGTTCACCTCGCCCACGGAGGCCTTCTGGACGTGGATGAAGGTGGCCATGGTCCTGGCCATCTTCATCTCCATGCCCGCCATCCTCTTCCAGGTCTGGAAGTTCGTCTCCCCGGGTCTCCACGCGCACGAGAAGAAGTACGCCGCGCCCTTCATCATCGTGGGCTCGCTCCTGTTCCTGATCGGCGGCGCCTTCGCCATGCTCGTGATCATCCCCTACGCCTCGAACTTCCTCGTCACCTTCGGCCAGGAGAAGGGCTGGAAGCCGATGATCACGGTGGCGAACTACACGGATTTCGTGATCAAGTTCGCCCTGGCCTTCGGCCTCGTCTTCGAGCTGCCGGTGGTGATCACCGTGCTCGCCCTCATCGGCGTGGTGACCCCGCAATTCCTCTCGAAGAACCGCAAGTACGCCATCCTCATCAACTTCATCATCGCCGCCGTGCTGACCCCGACGCCCGACATGATTAACCAGACTTTGATGGCGGGGCCCCTCTGCATCCTCTACGAGGTCGGCATCATCTGCGCCCGGCTGGCCGTCAGGAAGCGCACGGCGCCGCCCCCGCCCACCGAGACGGCGGCCACGCCATGA